A region of Nitrospinota bacterium DNA encodes the following proteins:
- a CDS encoding TonB-dependent receptor: MRRLFYLLVFPLFFINDPNASAAGFLVKGTTVEQATGKPVTGVTTSVSGMPGLSAVSDSSGSFTIHLPGEGNYELTSTGEGYQSANPVRVTLSAEKPMAQVTMKIYHLSALGEVVVAAERRREAGVTVTKAREMAALPGTGGDPLRGIQSLPGFTTVSDTSANPAVRGSSPGDNLYYVDFLPVGYLFHMGGMSSNFNSGVIEDFNLRTAAFGPQYGDVIGAVVDVTLREPKSDKFGGQVGISMLEADFLVEGPVTANQSFYFGARRSYIDLFLPKTGSLDDGVDYVQFPQYYDYQGKYLWKPDDRNSVSLQLSGSHDELIFNIKEDSAIGQRDPLVVGEYSHQLQYHGQGVVWGYRGDSFQNRAALGRLFTGLEEKPQNLGHAIANITSYYLRDEVVFTPVLNHEVTVGGKITHDDADVNLDIVKEMPSEFDPNVDFTSAERAVYKEVVRVNIWEFYLNDRWRIANPFTVSLGARVAGDDYANENFLEPKLGLEYRLTEDTAITAAWGKYHQSPPGPEVVAEFGNPSLSAFKAEHYVAGVEQKVAPGLMVKVEGYYKKFDDLSVPDDVFNYLSLGSGQAYGAELLVKKEVSEDIHGWVSVAYAHTERKNESTGEVFAPAYDQPVIVNATASYRFREHWTFGARWRYQSGAPFTPVAGTYIGDDGRLMPVYGGIGSERLPDYHRLDLRVDREFQFDSWKLGTFFELINAYGRNNISGYQYEADYVTRKEIKQLPMLFSFGVKAEF; encoded by the coding sequence TTGCGCAGGTTGTTTTACTTGTTGGTTTTCCCCCTCTTTTTCATCAACGACCCAAACGCGTCGGCCGCCGGTTTCCTTGTTAAAGGGACAACTGTGGAACAGGCTACCGGCAAACCTGTGACAGGCGTGACAACCAGCGTTTCCGGCATGCCGGGCTTATCGGCGGTGTCGGATTCCTCAGGGAGTTTTACAATCCATCTACCCGGCGAGGGAAACTATGAGCTGACCTCCACGGGAGAGGGGTATCAAAGCGCAAACCCTGTGCGCGTAACCTTGTCCGCTGAAAAACCCATGGCCCAGGTGACAATGAAAATATACCACTTGAGCGCCCTGGGCGAGGTGGTGGTGGCCGCCGAGCGTAGGAGAGAAGCGGGAGTTACAGTCACAAAAGCCCGGGAGATGGCCGCTTTGCCCGGCACCGGGGGCGACCCGTTAAGAGGCATCCAGAGCCTTCCCGGGTTCACCACCGTGTCCGATACCTCCGCCAATCCGGCGGTGCGCGGCTCCTCGCCGGGGGACAACCTGTACTATGTGGATTTCCTGCCGGTGGGTTACCTGTTCCATATGGGCGGCATGTCCAGCAACTTCAACTCCGGTGTCATCGAAGATTTCAACCTGCGCACCGCCGCGTTCGGCCCCCAGTATGGCGACGTGATCGGGGCCGTGGTGGACGTGACCCTTCGGGAACCTAAGAGCGACAAGTTTGGCGGACAGGTGGGCATAAGCATGCTGGAGGCCGATTTCCTGGTGGAAGGGCCCGTCACCGCAAACCAGTCTTTTTACTTTGGAGCCCGGCGCAGTTACATAGACTTGTTTTTACCTAAAACCGGCAGTCTGGACGATGGGGTGGATTATGTGCAGTTTCCGCAATATTACGACTATCAGGGCAAGTACCTGTGGAAACCCGATGACCGCAACAGCGTGAGCCTTCAGCTAAGCGGCTCCCACGACGAGCTGATTTTTAATATAAAGGAGGATTCCGCCATTGGCCAGCGCGACCCTCTGGTGGTGGGGGAATATTCCCACCAGCTCCAATATCACGGGCAGGGGGTGGTTTGGGGTTACAGGGGCGATTCGTTCCAGAACCGGGCCGCGCTGGGCAGGCTTTTCACCGGACTGGAGGAGAAACCGCAAAACCTGGGACACGCCATCGCCAACATAACCTCCTACTATTTGCGGGACGAGGTGGTGTTCACGCCGGTATTGAACCATGAGGTGACAGTGGGCGGAAAAATCACTCACGACGACGCCGATGTGAACCTGGATATCGTTAAGGAAATGCCTTCCGAGTTCGACCCGAACGTGGATTTCACCAGCGCGGAGCGCGCCGTTTATAAGGAAGTGGTCCGGGTGAACATTTGGGAGTTTTATTTGAACGACCGGTGGCGTATAGCCAATCCCTTCACGGTTTCGCTGGGCGCCCGCGTTGCCGGGGACGATTACGCCAACGAGAATTTCCTGGAGCCCAAGCTGGGGCTGGAATACCGGCTGACCGAGGACACGGCCATTACAGCCGCGTGGGGTAAATATCATCAATCACCCCCCGGGCCGGAGGTGGTGGCCGAGTTCGGCAACCCCAGCCTTTCCGCATTCAAGGCGGAGCATTACGTGGCCGGCGTGGAACAGAAAGTGGCCCCAGGCCTTATGGTGAAAGTGGAGGGGTATTACAAGAAATTCGACGACCTCTCCGTCCCAGACGACGTTTTCAATTATCTCAGCCTCGGTAGCGGGCAGGCCTATGGCGCGGAGCTGTTGGTGAAAAAGGAGGTTTCGGAAGACATTCACGGATGGGTGTCCGTGGCATACGCCCACACGGAGAGGAAAAACGAAAGCACCGGCGAGGTGTTCGCCCCGGCTTATGACCAGCCGGTAATCGTTAACGCCACAGCCTCATACCGGTTCCGGGAACACTGGACATTTGGCGCCCGCTGGCGGTATCAGAGCGGGGCCCCATTCACCCCGGTGGCGGGGACTTACATCGGGGACGATGGCCGGTTGATGCCGGTTTACGGCGGGATAGGCTCGGAACGGTTGCCGGACTATCACCGGCTGGATTTGCGGGTGGACAGGGAGTTCCAGTTTGACTCGTGGAAACTGGGAACGTTCTTTGAACTGATAAACGCCTATGGCCGGAATAACATTTCCGGTTACCAGTATGAGGCCGATTACGTGACACGCAAGGAGATTAAACAGTTGCCCATGCTGTTTTCGTTCGGCGTGAAGGCGGAGTTTTAG
- a CDS encoding GspE/PulE family protein: protein MAETQASSTETRLAFLERLKNITHQIHSAENIDEILIHLKDSIASVFDADRITIYAVDKIRREIYSKYKVGDVPQEIRVPINKQSVAGYVAATGTTISINDAYSDLELLAIFPDLKFDRSWDQKTGYRTKQILAHPVMYEKYLMGVIQLINKKSGGPFSAQDRSGIQEIADVLGLAFYNHQKRAVKYKTKFDYLVHQNIISRAELEKAADEARMRKWDITEVLLKVMKISKQDIGKSLSAFYNVRFVEYEDSYNPPLELLDRLKMKNPFKFMERNGWVTYRQLEGGQLLIICDDPGDPAKVADIQLLVKDGKYELAVGLRDDILRIIGKLSGRAVTVTSGDIDSVLADIEAQNEGGEGEIDDSGMSVGESDSGVVKLVNQIILDAYNRGVSDIHVETYPGKQNTIIRVRIDGDLVEYKQIPANWKKAIIARIKIMSNLNIAEKRLPQDGKIQLKLSANKIIELRVATVPTYGGNEDAVMRILAASEPLPLDKLNLSPRNHQFFLDAVSKPYGIFLVVGPTGSGKTTTLHSVLGHLNTVDTKIWTAEDPVEITQSGMRQVQMQADIDLTFATALRAFLRADPDIIMIGEMRDHETANMGIEASLTGHLVFSTLHTNSAPETITRLIDLGIDPFNFADALLGVLAQRLVRTLCPFCKEKYTPTSEELELLSVEYGKEYWGELNVKPDTLNMCKPKGCEKCNKTGYKGRTGLHEVLVMDMETKRLIQSKALVDDIRASALRHGMRTLKMDGIWKVLKGDTDMEKVRQVCSV, encoded by the coding sequence ATGGCGGAAACACAGGCCTCCAGCACGGAAACACGGCTGGCTTTTCTGGAGCGGTTGAAAAACATAACGCACCAGATACATTCCGCCGAGAATATCGACGAAATCCTCATCCACCTCAAAGACTCCATAGCTTCCGTATTCGACGCCGACCGGATAACCATTTACGCCGTGGACAAAATCCGGCGGGAGATATACTCCAAATACAAAGTTGGCGACGTACCCCAGGAAATCCGGGTGCCCATCAACAAACAGTCCGTTGCCGGGTATGTGGCCGCCACCGGCACCACCATTTCCATAAACGACGCGTATAGCGACCTGGAGCTTCTGGCCATTTTCCCGGATTTGAAGTTCGACCGCTCCTGGGACCAGAAAACCGGATACCGCACCAAGCAGATATTGGCCCATCCTGTGATGTACGAAAAATATCTCATGGGGGTCATCCAGCTTATAAACAAGAAATCCGGCGGGCCCTTCTCCGCCCAGGACCGCTCCGGCATCCAGGAAATCGCCGACGTGCTGGGCCTGGCGTTCTACAACCACCAGAAACGGGCCGTAAAGTACAAAACCAAGTTCGACTATCTGGTGCATCAAAACATAATCTCCCGGGCGGAGCTGGAGAAGGCGGCGGACGAGGCCAGGATGAGAAAGTGGGACATTACCGAAGTCCTTCTTAAGGTGATGAAGATCTCCAAACAGGATATCGGCAAATCCCTTTCCGCTTTCTACAACGTCCGCTTTGTGGAATACGAAGACAGCTACAACCCGCCTCTGGAACTGCTCGACCGGCTGAAAATGAAAAACCCGTTCAAGTTCATGGAGCGCAACGGGTGGGTCACCTACCGCCAGCTTGAAGGGGGCCAGTTGCTCATTATTTGTGACGACCCTGGCGACCCGGCCAAGGTGGCGGATATCCAGTTGCTGGTAAAAGACGGCAAGTACGAGCTGGCCGTTGGTCTGCGAGACGACATTTTGCGGATTATCGGCAAGCTCTCCGGCAGGGCTGTCACCGTGACCAGCGGCGATATAGACTCGGTGCTGGCGGACATCGAAGCGCAAAACGAGGGTGGCGAGGGCGAAATAGACGACTCTGGCATGTCCGTGGGCGAGTCCGACTCCGGCGTGGTGAAACTGGTGAACCAGATCATTCTCGACGCGTATAACCGGGGCGTCTCCGACATCCATGTGGAGACATATCCCGGCAAGCAGAACACCATCATCCGCGTGAGGATAGACGGCGACCTGGTGGAGTACAAACAGATACCCGCCAACTGGAAAAAGGCCATCATCGCCCGCATAAAGATCATGTCCAACCTGAACATAGCGGAGAAACGCCTGCCCCAGGACGGCAAGATACAGCTAAAACTTTCCGCCAATAAAATCATCGAGCTTCGCGTGGCCACCGTTCCCACTTACGGCGGGAACGAAGACGCGGTCATGCGCATACTGGCCGCCTCGGAGCCTTTGCCGCTGGACAAGCTGAACCTCTCCCCGCGCAACCACCAGTTCTTCCTGGACGCCGTGTCCAAACCATACGGCATATTCCTGGTGGTGGGCCCCACGGGTTCCGGTAAGACCACCACGCTCCACTCGGTGCTGGGGCACCTGAACACCGTGGACACGAAGATATGGACAGCCGAAGACCCGGTGGAAATAACCCAGTCCGGCATGCGCCAGGTTCAGATGCAGGCGGATATAGACCTTACATTCGCCACGGCGTTGCGGGCATTCCTCCGCGCCGATCCGGACATCATAATGATCGGCGAAATGCGCGACCATGAAACGGCCAACATGGGTATAGAGGCGTCGCTCACGGGCCACCTGGTGTTCTCCACGTTGCACACAAACTCCGCCCCGGAAACAATCACCCGGCTTATAGACCTGGGGATAGACCCGTTCAACTTCGCCGACGCCCTGCTTGGCGTTCTGGCCCAGCGGCTGGTGCGCACACTTTGCCCCTTCTGCAAGGAGAAATACACTCCCACCAGTGAGGAGCTGGAGCTTCTGTCCGTGGAATACGGAAAAGAGTATTGGGGTGAGTTGAACGTGAAACCCGACACGCTGAACATGTGCAAACCCAAAGGGTGCGAGAAGTGCAACAAGACCGGCTACAAAGGACGGACAGGTTTGCACGAAGTTCTGGTTATGGATATGGAAACCAAACGCCTTATCCAGAGCAAGGCGCTGGTGGACGACATCCGCGCCTCCGCCCTGCGGCATGGGATGCGCACGCTAAAGATGGATGGCATCTGGAAAGTGCTGAAAGGGGACACGGACATGGAGAAAGTGCGCCAGGTCTGCTCGGTGTAG
- a CDS encoding YeeE/YedE family protein, with amino-acid sequence MEDNIVPQLQSQLMWAGLAIGFLLGALVQRSNFCMANCFTSIRIYGSFLQFKAYMVALLVAMAGAQFLKDMKILDPSASIYLPTQLPVLGFIAGGFIFGIGIVFAGGCASRILVRVGEGNLGALVSVFAFNLTAGSALGGHLAYTNQYVFRNFQLELPSSSIPDLIGVNAWIIIGAFAVFLAGWFYKSRSEDDFIGAKWPLTGLAVGLLVLAGWYITGDAHSKVMADEFLAMDSSITGKFRPTSLTFAKPNADFFTYIATASGSALDFGVASVIGVLLGSLTAALATKSFNWVVPPHKGAFLGHLIGGLLMGYGAIISMGCNIGQGLTGCSILGLGGVITVVFIILGSWTALWIRERMMS; translated from the coding sequence GTGGAAGACAATATAGTCCCTCAGTTGCAGTCCCAATTGATGTGGGCCGGGCTTGCAATCGGCTTTCTTTTGGGGGCGCTGGTGCAACGCTCCAACTTCTGCATGGCGAACTGTTTCACAAGCATCAGGATTTACGGCTCGTTCCTGCAATTCAAGGCTTACATGGTAGCGCTTTTAGTGGCCATGGCCGGGGCGCAGTTTTTAAAGGACATGAAAATCCTGGATCCCTCGGCTTCCATTTATCTTCCCACCCAGCTTCCGGTTTTAGGCTTCATCGCCGGAGGGTTCATATTCGGTATCGGTATAGTGTTCGCCGGGGGATGCGCCTCGCGGATACTGGTGCGGGTGGGCGAGGGCAATCTGGGGGCGCTGGTGAGCGTTTTCGCGTTCAACCTTACCGCCGGTTCGGCGCTGGGGGGGCATCTGGCCTATACGAACCAGTACGTTTTCAGGAATTTCCAGCTGGAACTCCCATCATCCTCAATACCGGACTTAATCGGCGTGAACGCCTGGATAATCATCGGAGCGTTCGCCGTATTCCTGGCCGGGTGGTTTTACAAATCGCGGAGTGAAGATGATTTTATCGGCGCCAAATGGCCGTTGACCGGCCTGGCGGTGGGCCTGCTGGTGCTGGCCGGGTGGTACATCACCGGCGACGCCCACTCAAAGGTCATGGCCGACGAGTTTCTGGCCATGGACAGTTCCATCACCGGCAAGTTCCGCCCCACAAGCCTAACCTTCGCCAAACCCAACGCGGACTTTTTCACATACATAGCCACCGCCTCCGGCTCTGCCCTGGATTTTGGCGTGGCCTCGGTCATCGGCGTCCTTCTGGGTTCGCTTACCGCCGCGCTGGCCACAAAAAGTTTCAACTGGGTGGTTCCCCCTCATAAGGGCGCCTTTTTGGGCCATCTTATCGGCGGGTTGTTGATGGGTTACGGCGCCATCATCTCCATGGGATGCAACATTGGTCAGGGGTTGACCGGATGCTCCATCCTCGGGCTGGGCGGCGTCATAACGGTTGTGTTTATAATCTTGGGTTCATGGACGGCGCTCTGGATAAGGGAGCGGATGATGAGTTAG
- a CDS encoding alcohol dehydrogenase catalytic domain-containing protein yields MKAFVASAQWAPRKDYQLSPLEKQSSLANVGNRVWRNPSFEMKDMPVPDTGRDELLIKVKRCGVCGSDTHLYETDDEGYIIFSGPTRLPCVIGHEYAGVVENVGEDVVFFKPGDLVAVESVLWCGRCLACRSGAVNQCERVELAGLTADGALAEYAKAKEWHCWSLNSLRQRYSDENAMELGALIEPVGCAYNGLFVAGGGFMPGSVVAVFGLGPIGLAAVALARIAGASQVLGFDVIPERLEVARKLGADKVFNFNDGDPVTQIKSLTGGRGAEVCVEAAGAGQYTVPVMEKALANNGKLIYLGRAARTVSVDLNRMVTSAGSIIGARGHAGYGIFDKIIRLMATGRLDVEGMITSRYPFTSTVEALKASTVRKDGKIMVSF; encoded by the coding sequence ATGAAAGCCTTCGTGGCCTCCGCCCAATGGGCCCCCCGAAAAGACTACCAGCTCTCGCCGTTAGAAAAACAAAGCTCCCTGGCCAATGTGGGCAACCGCGTGTGGCGGAACCCTTCGTTCGAAATGAAAGACATGCCGGTTCCTGACACGGGCCGGGATGAATTGCTGATAAAGGTGAAACGGTGCGGCGTTTGCGGGAGCGACACCCATCTGTATGAAACCGACGATGAGGGATACATCATATTCTCCGGCCCCACCCGCCTGCCCTGTGTAATCGGCCATGAATACGCAGGGGTGGTGGAGAACGTGGGGGAGGATGTGGTTTTCTTCAAACCGGGCGACCTGGTGGCGGTGGAAAGCGTTCTCTGGTGCGGCCGGTGTCTTGCCTGCCGGAGCGGCGCGGTGAACCAGTGCGAGCGGGTGGAACTGGCCGGGTTGACGGCGGACGGCGCCCTGGCCGAATACGCCAAGGCTAAGGAATGGCACTGCTGGAGCCTCAACAGCCTCCGCCAGCGGTATAGCGATGAAAACGCCATGGAATTGGGCGCGCTGATAGAGCCTGTGGGGTGCGCCTATAACGGCCTGTTCGTGGCCGGTGGCGGATTTATGCCCGGCTCGGTGGTGGCGGTGTTCGGCCTGGGGCCAATTGGGCTGGCCGCTGTGGCGCTGGCCCGGATAGCGGGAGCCTCACAAGTGTTAGGGTTCGATGTAATTCCAGAACGGTTAGAGGTTGCGCGCAAACTTGGGGCTGATAAGGTTTTCAACTTTAACGATGGGGATCCCGTAACCCAAATTAAAAGCCTTACCGGCGGGCGGGGGGCCGAGGTTTGCGTGGAAGCCGCCGGAGCTGGGCAGTACACCGTGCCGGTCATGGAAAAGGCATTGGCCAACAATGGCAAGCTCATCTATTTGGGCCGGGCGGCAAGGACCGTGTCTGTGGACCTCAACCGGATGGTCACCAGCGCAGGATCCATCATTGGCGCCAGGGGCCACGCGGGGTATGGCATATTCGATAAGATTATAAGGCTGATGGCTACGGGCAGATTGGATGTGGAGGGCATGATTACCTCAAGATACCCTTTCACCTCCACCGTCGAAGCGCTGAAAGCATCCACCGTCCGCAAGGATGGGAAAATCATGGTGTCGTTCTGA
- a CDS encoding acyl--CoA ligase — protein MLPLMTTGQALRAQSAKRPGKILAYHHGDSYTYSDIVRLADGFSQFLLASGVKPGDRVCLLLPRTPELLIAFIGASQIGVWPAPVNYLVSPAEVNAFIGKVGPAVIVATDKLYPILGADMVSRKGLKVVVTGAEVPGAIPWASAVAGGGAPFDTVTDPQSVAYLNYTTGSTGSPKGALATHANIYWNTLASVEAFGIGENDVHLCMFASFAHPHELFARPIWTGGSMVLLEEISPKAVTRAVSGHSVSCVMGLAPMYRMMTEHRASLKIPSLRIAESGGMYTMPDINRDFIDSFGVPIYSVWGSTETTGIAVANTPGAHRVDGSMGKPCPHYEVAVLDHDGAPIVDGEVGEMAVRSGAVISGYYENGGASISEGGWYRTGDLVRRDHEGFLYFVERKSGMLKIAGLKAYPLQIELTLMEHPSVALAAVIGVEDKLRGVAPVAFITIRPGRSVTEDEIKAFVRNRMAAYMAPRKVEIVDDLPRIGSGKVNKMKLKESYLKTIGVAQ, from the coding sequence ATGTTGCCCTTGATGACCACGGGCCAGGCGTTGCGGGCCCAAAGCGCCAAACGCCCCGGCAAGATTCTGGCCTACCATCATGGTGATTCATACACCTATTCAGACATCGTCCGCCTGGCGGACGGGTTCTCGCAATTCCTGCTGGCCTCGGGCGTAAAACCGGGCGACAGGGTTTGCCTGCTCCTGCCCAGAACGCCGGAGCTTTTAATAGCTTTCATTGGCGCCTCGCAAATCGGCGTCTGGCCCGCCCCGGTGAATTATCTTGTAAGCCCGGCGGAGGTAAACGCCTTCATAGGCAAAGTTGGCCCGGCGGTGATTGTGGCCACAGACAAGCTTTACCCCATTTTGGGCGCCGATATGGTCTCCCGAAAAGGTTTAAAAGTGGTGGTGACGGGCGCTGAGGTTCCCGGGGCCATTCCCTGGGCCAGCGCGGTGGCGGGCGGGGGCGCCCCATTTGATACGGTGACTGATCCGCAAAGCGTGGCGTATCTAAACTACACCACCGGCTCCACCGGCTCCCCCAAGGGGGCTTTGGCCACCCATGCCAACATATACTGGAACACCCTGGCTTCGGTGGAGGCTTTCGGCATCGGCGAGAACGACGTTCATCTTTGCATGTTCGCTTCTTTCGCCCATCCTCACGAGCTGTTCGCCCGCCCCATCTGGACTGGCGGCTCCATGGTCCTATTGGAAGAAATAAGCCCCAAAGCCGTCACCCGGGCCGTGTCTGGCCATTCGGTCTCTTGCGTCATGGGCCTTGCCCCCATGTACAGGATGATGACGGAACACCGCGCCAGTTTGAAAATTCCATCCCTGAGGATCGCCGAGAGCGGCGGCATGTACACCATGCCCGACATCAACCGGGATTTTATAGACAGCTTCGGCGTACCCATTTATTCGGTGTGGGGAAGCACCGAAACCACCGGCATCGCCGTGGCCAATACGCCCGGCGCCCACAGGGTGGACGGTTCCATGGGTAAACCCTGCCCCCATTACGAGGTGGCGGTTTTGGACCATGACGGGGCGCCAATCGTGGATGGCGAAGTGGGCGAAATGGCCGTGAGAAGCGGCGCGGTTATCTCCGGTTACTACGAAAACGGCGGCGCGTCCATATCGGAAGGTGGCTGGTACCGCACGGGGGACCTGGTGCGGCGGGACCATGAAGGGTTCCTCTATTTCGTAGAGCGCAAGAGCGGCATGTTGAAGATCGCCGGGTTGAAAGCCTATCCCCTTCAAATAGAGCTAACTTTGATGGAACACCCATCCGTGGCCCTGGCGGCGGTTATCGGGGTGGAAGACAAACTGAGGGGCGTGGCCCCGGTGGCCTTTATAACCATACGGCCTGGCCGGTCGGTGACGGAAGACGAAATTAAAGCCTTTGTGCGGAACCGGATGGCGGCCTACATGGCGCCCCGGAAAGTGGAAATAGTAGATGACCTGCCCAGGATAGGCAGTGGTAAAGTAAACAAGATGAAACTCAAGGAGTCTTACCTTAAAACCATCGGGGTGGCGCAATGA
- a CDS encoding sugar transferase encodes MRTAIEERIDLVEGGSSEVMGRYKRVFDLLLAPLFFLLSLPLFILVALIIKLTDDGPVFFYQKRCGLHGKRFKMIKFRTMSRSSGAFKKNLKSDTDGPMFKKKDDPRITAIGKALRRLSLDELPQLINVMRGEMSLIGPRPLAKKEMMGNDLWRRTRLMVKPGLTGLWQVNGRGSGRFEDWVTYDMEYVNNWSPLMDVQILLATFSVVLRRKGAH; translated from the coding sequence ATGCGTACTGCCATTGAAGAACGGATTGATCTGGTCGAGGGGGGTAGTTCTGAAGTTATGGGCCGTTACAAACGGGTGTTCGACCTGTTATTGGCCCCCCTTTTCTTTTTGCTTTCCCTGCCGCTTTTCATTTTAGTGGCGTTAATCATTAAACTTACCGATGACGGCCCTGTCTTCTTCTATCAAAAACGGTGCGGCCTGCACGGTAAACGCTTCAAAATGATAAAGTTCCGCACCATGAGCAGGTCTTCTGGCGCTTTTAAGAAAAATCTTAAGAGCGACACCGACGGCCCCATGTTCAAGAAGAAGGACGACCCGCGCATTACGGCCATCGGCAAGGCTCTGCGCCGGTTAAGCCTGGACGAACTGCCGCAACTCATCAATGTCATGCGCGGGGAGATGAGCCTAATAGGTCCCCGGCCCCTGGCCAAAAAGGAGATGATGGGGAACGACCTGTGGCGGCGCACCCGCCTTATGGTTAAACCGGGTCTAACCGGATTGTGGCAGGTGAACGGGCGTGGTTCCGGCCGGTTTGAGGATTGGGTGACCTATGACATGGAATATGTCAATAACTGGTCCCCTCTCATGGATGTCCAAATACTTCTCGCGACCTTCTCGGTGGTGTTAAGGAGAAAAGGCGCTCATTGA
- a CDS encoding alkaline phosphatase family protein: MVSSAPRRLVLIGLDGCEWSLINPWIAEKRLPNLGKIKDNGVHAGMLSTIPSITAPALASFMTGLKPATTGITGFIGRGGGLISFKDIQNPCIWDYLGTAGIRSLVVGLRLTYPPREIDGIMVSGGLLRAQGDDYVLPKGYLEKVRGYHPEKDTHPQMFLTMTKGVVGDAEKLTDELLALTARQFEVFNTLSAEENFPFSLLYIENTDFAQHFLWHRPDLLLKLYELVDKAIGEVMDKNPGADFMVMSDHGFHPAPKAVFHVNKWLEQAGFLTEARINPIKTVLRSLKRNVKKTFWDPLPQLTKRNVKSYLARPRPSGINAIENAPSFTQPLGQAAVRIGFDPQNTSVCAVEPWGVRINLPENSSRRAAIKNEIMELMRSLTDTEGRRVFKVLRDGELERGSGPVNSAPDILFTVSEQYRVDVGLGGAVFEPHHGGESITGSHDQAETGVMMAYGRSAPQGLTLPEFPIADFLPTILEYFGLNPPDNIDGVSRARQVFPGALGQGDLKKAEAKAYADDGAGAYKEDEEAQIIERLKSLGYM, encoded by the coding sequence TTGGTAAGTAGCGCGCCCCGGCGTCTTGTTTTAATCGGGCTGGACGGTTGTGAATGGAGCCTGATAAACCCGTGGATAGCCGAAAAACGTCTGCCGAACCTGGGGAAAATAAAGGATAACGGCGTACACGCCGGAATGCTTTCCACCATCCCCTCCATCACCGCCCCCGCGCTGGCCAGTTTCATGACCGGGTTAAAACCCGCCACCACTGGAATAACAGGATTTATTGGCCGGGGTGGCGGGTTGATCAGTTTTAAAGACATCCAAAACCCCTGTATCTGGGATTACCTGGGGACGGCGGGCATCCGCTCGCTGGTGGTGGGGTTGCGGCTTACCTACCCGCCCAGGGAGATAGACGGGATAATGGTTTCCGGCGGCCTGTTGCGCGCCCAGGGGGACGATTATGTCCTCCCGAAAGGGTATCTGGAAAAGGTCCGGGGCTATCACCCGGAAAAAGATACCCATCCGCAAATGTTTCTCACCATGACCAAAGGGGTTGTGGGCGATGCGGAGAAACTGACCGATGAGCTTTTAGCCCTCACGGCCCGGCAGTTTGAGGTGTTCAACACGCTGTCGGCGGAGGAAAACTTCCCATTCTCCCTTCTCTATATAGAGAACACCGATTTTGCCCAGCATTTCCTTTGGCACAGGCCGGACCTGCTCTTAAAACTGTACGAGTTGGTGGACAAAGCCATAGGCGAGGTGATGGACAAAAATCCCGGCGCCGATTTCATGGTTATGTCCGACCATGGTTTCCACCCGGCGCCCAAAGCGGTGTTCCACGTCAATAAATGGTTGGAGCAGGCCGGATTTTTGACCGAGGCCAGGATAAACCCCATAAAAACTGTTTTAAGAAGCCTGAAAAGAAACGTGAAAAAAACTTTTTGGGATCCTCTGCCACAATTGACCAAACGCAACGTGAAGTCGTATTTGGCGCGGCCCCGGCCCAGCGGGATTAACGCCATAGAGAACGCCCCGTCGTTCACCCAGCCTCTGGGGCAAGCGGCTGTGCGCATAGGGTTCGATCCACAAAATACAAGCGTTTGCGCCGTGGAGCCTTGGGGGGTCAGGATTAACCTGCCGGAGAATTCATCGCGCCGCGCCGCCATAAAAAACGAGATTATGGAATTGATGCGGAGCCTTACGGACACCGAAGGTCGCCGGGTGTTCAAAGTTTTAAGGGACGGGGAATTGGAGCGGGGCTCCGGCCCCGTCAACAGCGCGCCGGACATTTTGTTCACGGTCAGCGAACAGTACCGGGTGGACGTGGGGCTGGGCGGCGCAGTTTTCGAACCCCATCATGGCGGTGAATCCATCACCGGCTCCCACGACCAGGCGGAGACCGGCGTGATGATGGCTTATGGGCGGTCGGCTCCCCAGGGGCTTACGCTTCCGGAATTTCCGATAGCCGATTTTCTGCCGACGATTCTGGAGTATTTCGGGCTGAATCCGCCGGATAATATAGATGGCGTGTCCAGGGCCCGGCAAGTGTTCCCCGGCGCGCTTGGCCAAGGGGATTTAAAGAAGGCCGAGGCCAAAGCCTATGCCGATGACGGGGCAGGGGCGTACAAGGAAGACGAAGAGGCCCAGATAATAGAAAGGCTGAAAAGCCTGGGGTATATGTGA